In Myxocyprinus asiaticus isolate MX2 ecotype Aquarium Trade chromosome 3, UBuf_Myxa_2, whole genome shotgun sequence, the following proteins share a genomic window:
- the LOC127423997 gene encoding mannose-P-dolichol utilization defect 1 protein-like isoform X1 has protein sequence MSSFKEFLLTFFMPDKCYEQFFLYYNFMHVPCLKIILSKTMGIFILMGTAFAPLLQIWKVLWSGSSIGLCLISVFLELLAISAYTAFCYKQHFPIGAWGEGLFTLIQIAVLAFLIQHYRGKTIKGIYFLALYCGFMFLLASPLTSVSVVWTMHEWNVLLVIAGRLIQACSNYRCGHTGQISALSVVLVFLGSLGRIFSSLQETGLSFSTQVHALASCCSGMILAQVLLYWNKCMTSKEQEGQVEKEKAE, from the exons ATGTCTTCTTTCAAAGAATTTTTACTGACTTTCTTCATGCCAGACAAATGTTATGAACAGTTTTTCCTTTATTACAACTTTATGCACG TACCCTGTCTGAAGATTATCCTGAGTAAGACTATGGGAATATTTATTTTGATGGGAACTGCTTTTG CCCCGTTGCTTCAGATTTGGAAAGTTCTTTGGTCTGGCAGTTCTATTGGACTGTGTCTGATTTCTGTTTTTTTAGAACTGTTGGCCATCTCTGCCTATACTGCTTTCTGCTACAAACAACACTTTCCCATTGG AGCCTGGGGGGAAGGTTTATTCACACTGATCCAGATTGCTGTCCTCGCTTTTCTCATTCAGCACTACAGAGGGAAAACCATTAAAG GTATATATTTCCTTGCTCTATACTGTGGCTTTATGTTCCTCCTGGCTTCACCTTTGACCTCTGTGTCAGTGGTTTGGACCATGCATGAATGGAATGTGCTGTTGGTTATTGCTGGCAGA ttgATCCAGGCATGCAGTAACTACAGATGCGGTCACACAGGGCAGATCTCTGCTCTCTCTGTTGTTCTGGTGTTTCTCGGCTCTCTAGGCCGTATCTTTAGTTCACTACAG GAGACGGGCCTTTCTTTCTCGACTCAGGTGCATGCACTGGCCAGTTGTTGCAGTGGGATGATCCTAGCACAGGTTTTGTTATACTGGAATAAATGTATGACAAGCAAAGAGCAAGAGGGGCAAGTGGAGAAAGAGAAGGCTGAATAG
- the LOC127423997 gene encoding mannose-P-dolichol utilization defect 1 protein-like isoform X2 has product MSSFKEFLLTFFMPDKCYEQFFLYYNFMHVPCLKIILSKTMGIFILMGTAFAPLLQIWKVLWSGSSIGLCLISVFLELLAISAYTAFCYKQHFPIGAWGEGLFTLIQIAVLAFLIQHYRGKTIKGIYFLALYCGFMFLLASPLTSVSVVWTMHEWNVLLVIAGRLIQACSNYRCGHTGQISALSVVLVFLGSLGRIFSSLQVHALASCCSGMILAQVLLYWNKCMTSKEQEGQVEKEKAE; this is encoded by the exons ATGTCTTCTTTCAAAGAATTTTTACTGACTTTCTTCATGCCAGACAAATGTTATGAACAGTTTTTCCTTTATTACAACTTTATGCACG TACCCTGTCTGAAGATTATCCTGAGTAAGACTATGGGAATATTTATTTTGATGGGAACTGCTTTTG CCCCGTTGCTTCAGATTTGGAAAGTTCTTTGGTCTGGCAGTTCTATTGGACTGTGTCTGATTTCTGTTTTTTTAGAACTGTTGGCCATCTCTGCCTATACTGCTTTCTGCTACAAACAACACTTTCCCATTGG AGCCTGGGGGGAAGGTTTATTCACACTGATCCAGATTGCTGTCCTCGCTTTTCTCATTCAGCACTACAGAGGGAAAACCATTAAAG GTATATATTTCCTTGCTCTATACTGTGGCTTTATGTTCCTCCTGGCTTCACCTTTGACCTCTGTGTCAGTGGTTTGGACCATGCATGAATGGAATGTGCTGTTGGTTATTGCTGGCAGA ttgATCCAGGCATGCAGTAACTACAGATGCGGTCACACAGGGCAGATCTCTGCTCTCTCTGTTGTTCTGGTGTTTCTCGGCTCTCTAGGCCGTATCTTTAGTTCACTACAG GTGCATGCACTGGCCAGTTGTTGCAGTGGGATGATCCTAGCACAGGTTTTGTTATACTGGAATAAATGTATGACAAGCAAAGAGCAAGAGGGGCAAGTGGAGAAAGAGAAGGCTGAATAG
- the LOC127423997 gene encoding mannose-P-dolichol utilization defect 1 protein-like isoform X3 — MGIFILMGTAFAPLLQIWKVLWSGSSIGLCLISVFLELLAISAYTAFCYKQHFPIGAWGEGLFTLIQIAVLAFLIQHYRGKTIKGIYFLALYCGFMFLLASPLTSVSVVWTMHEWNVLLVIAGRLIQACSNYRCGHTGQISALSVVLVFLGSLGRIFSSLQETGLSFSTQVHALASCCSGMILAQVLLYWNKCMTSKEQEGQVEKEKAE; from the exons ATGGGAATATTTATTTTGATGGGAACTGCTTTTG CCCCGTTGCTTCAGATTTGGAAAGTTCTTTGGTCTGGCAGTTCTATTGGACTGTGTCTGATTTCTGTTTTTTTAGAACTGTTGGCCATCTCTGCCTATACTGCTTTCTGCTACAAACAACACTTTCCCATTGG AGCCTGGGGGGAAGGTTTATTCACACTGATCCAGATTGCTGTCCTCGCTTTTCTCATTCAGCACTACAGAGGGAAAACCATTAAAG GTATATATTTCCTTGCTCTATACTGTGGCTTTATGTTCCTCCTGGCTTCACCTTTGACCTCTGTGTCAGTGGTTTGGACCATGCATGAATGGAATGTGCTGTTGGTTATTGCTGGCAGA ttgATCCAGGCATGCAGTAACTACAGATGCGGTCACACAGGGCAGATCTCTGCTCTCTCTGTTGTTCTGGTGTTTCTCGGCTCTCTAGGCCGTATCTTTAGTTCACTACAG GAGACGGGCCTTTCTTTCTCGACTCAGGTGCATGCACTGGCCAGTTGTTGCAGTGGGATGATCCTAGCACAGGTTTTGTTATACTGGAATAAATGTATGACAAGCAAAGAGCAAGAGGGGCAAGTGGAGAAAGAGAAGGCTGAATAG
- the LOC127423887 gene encoding transcription factor Sox-19a-like, translating into MYSMLEHDMKSPVPLTHQSAQGMTQLNGGVTHGVTHGATKPAVNNQQPSSDPMDKVKRPMNAFMVWSRGQRRKMAQENPKMHNSEISKRLGAEWKLLTDAEKRPFIDEAKRLRALHMKEYPDYKYKPRRKTKPMLKKDNPAAKYPLSAGNLLAAAAAQGSGGSPRMDSYGWGHTGGYAGMQSDALGYSQQLHRYDLSALQYPSAMATAQSYMNGANSYNPMSYSSTSQQPSPVMSMVKQDQVSHSPTGTHSHQRGPLQGDLRDMISMYIPGGDTTDSGAQRGYSNIQQHYLTGTAPLTHI; encoded by the exons ATGTACAGCATGCTGGAACACGATATGAAGTCTCCCGTGCCACTGACGCACCAGAGCGCGCAGGGAATGACCCAGCTGAACGGTGGAGTAACTCACGGCGTGACGCATGGAGCCACCAAACCGGCTGTCAACAACCAGCAACCGAGTAGCGATCCTATGGACAAAGTTAAGAGGCCTATGAACGCATTTATGGTCTGGTCTCGGGGCCAGAGGCGCAAGATGGCACAGGAGAACCCCAAAATGCACAACTCGGAGATCAGCAAGCGTCTGGGCGCGGAGTGGAAGCTGTTGACCGACGCGGAGAAACGGCCGTTTATTGACGAGGCCAAGAGACTTCGTGCCCTGCACATGAAGGAGTACCCCGATTATAAATACAAGCCCCGTCGTAAGACGAAACCGATGCTGAAGAAGGACAACCCGGCTGCCAAGTATCCTCTATCCGCCGGTAACTTGCTGGCGGCAGCCGCTGCTCAAGGCTCCGGGGGTAGCCCGAGGATGGACAGCTACGGCTGGGGTCACACAGGTGGCTATGCCGGCATGCAGTCTGATGCTTTGGGCTACAGTCAGCAGCTGCACCGCTATGATTTGTCTGCCCTGCAGTATCCATCTGCCATGGCCACGGCACAATCTTATATGAATGGCGCAAACTCCTACAA CCCTATGTCCTACAGCAGCACATCACAGCAGCCCAGCCCAGTCATGTCCATGGTTAAACAAGACCAGGTGTCCCACTCTCCCACTGGAACCCACAGCCACCAGCGAGGCCCTTTACAAGGAGACCTGAGGGACATGATTAGCATGTATATCCCAGGTGGAGACACCACAGACAGTGGAGCACAGAGAGGCTATTCTAACATCCAACAGCATTACCTCACTGGTACAGCACCTCTCACTCACATCTGA